From Lepus europaeus isolate LE1 chromosome 3, mLepTim1.pri, whole genome shotgun sequence, a single genomic window includes:
- the LOC133756495 gene encoding nucleolin-like — KLNAFIEFASFEDAKEALNSCNKREIEGRAIRLELQAPRGSPNARSQPTKTLFVKGLSEETTEETLKESFEGSVRARIVTDWETGSFKGFGFVDFNSEEDAKAAKEAMEDGEIDGNKVTLDWAKPKGEGGFGGRGGGRGGFGGRGGGRGGHGGFGGRGRGGFGGRGGFRGSRGGGGDHKPQGKKTKFE, encoded by the coding sequence aaactaaacgcGTTTATAGAATTTGCCTCATTTGAAGATGCTAAGGAAGCTTTAAATTCCTGTAATAAAAGGGAAATTGAGGGCAGAGCCATTCGGCTGGAGTTGCAAGCACCCAGAGGGTCACCCAATGCAAGAAGCCAGCCAACCAAGACCTTGTTTGTCAAGGGTTTGTCTGAGGAGACCACCGAGGAGACGTTAAAGGAATCGTTCGAGGGCTCTGTCCGGGCGAGGATAGTGACGGACTGGGAGACGGGATCCTTCAAAGGGTTTGGCTTCGTAGACTTCAACAGTGAGGAGGACGCCAAAGCCGCCAAGGAGGCCATGGAGGATGGGGAGATTGATGGCAACAAAGTCACTTtggactgggccaagccgaagggTGAAGGTGGCTTCGGGGGCCGTGGCGGAGGCCGAGGTGGCTTTGGAGGCCGAGGTGGTGGCAGAGGAGGCCATGGTGGATTCGGAGGCCGAGGCCGGGGAGGCTTCGGAGGGCGAGGAGGGTTCCGAGGCAGCAGAGGCGGTGGCGGAGACCACAAGCCACAAGGAAAGAAGACGAAGTTTGAATAA